Proteins co-encoded in one Bacillus paramycoides genomic window:
- a CDS encoding zinc dependent phospholipase C family protein: MGSRIMHAIIAIKIAEKLYIQDKTSFILGGVAPDAVHSAEEKGTSHFYAGTTKNYTRRIDFNSFFQKYKAHMDSPFLLGYYTHLIADDNWLSGFFLPWLKNRIENDETIAPMYYNDFKLLNAKLLHHYDTEQQLFSLLNQEAHIMDIEEVSKENVFSFRKYLFEDMLYPEQNLYEDLQVFTFNQIVGYIETAIEKGVFYINQFSNEKSTSNM, from the coding sequence ATGGGATCACGAATTATGCATGCTATTATCGCTATCAAGATTGCCGAAAAACTATATATCCAAGATAAAACTTCTTTCATACTTGGAGGTGTAGCCCCTGATGCGGTTCATTCAGCAGAAGAAAAAGGAACTTCACACTTTTACGCTGGTACAACGAAAAACTATACGAGAAGGATAGATTTCAATTCTTTTTTTCAAAAATATAAAGCTCATATGGATTCCCCTTTTCTCTTAGGCTATTACACCCATCTCATTGCCGATGACAATTGGCTAAGCGGCTTTTTTCTACCTTGGCTAAAAAATAGAATCGAAAATGACGAAACGATCGCACCTATGTACTATAACGATTTTAAATTATTAAATGCAAAGTTGCTTCATCATTACGATACAGAACAGCAACTCTTCTCTCTTCTCAACCAAGAGGCTCACATTATGGATATTGAAGAAGTTTCTAAAGAAAACGTTTTTTCTTTTCGAAAGTATCTTTTTGAAGATATGTTGTATCCGGAGCAAAATTTGTATGAAGACTTACAAGTATTTACGTTTAATCAAATCGTTGGTTATATTGAGACAGCTATTGAAAAAGGCGTATTTTATATTAATCAATTCTCTAATGAAAAATCCACTTCAAACATGTAA
- a CDS encoding formate--tetrahydrofolate ligase, translating into MTTTTTVKSDIEIAQEASMKKIQEIAAELNILEDELEPYGHYKGKLSLDIFKRLQNEKDGKVVLVTAINPTPAGEGKSTVTVGLGQAFNKIGKKTVIALREPSLGPTMGLKGGAAGGGFSQVVPMEDINLHFTGDIHAITTANNALAAFIDNHIQQGNTLGIDTRKIVWKRCVDLNDRALRNVVIGLGGPVQGVPREDGFDITVASEIMAVFCLATDIQDLKARLSRIVVAYNFANQPVTVKDLGVEGALTLLLKDALKPNLVQTLENTPAIIHGGPFANIAHGCNSVIATTMAAKLGDYVITEAGFGADLGAEKFLDIKARAAGIKPEAVVIVATIRALKMHGGVAKDQLKEENVDALAKGMENLQKHVETIQSFGVPFVIAINKFITDTDAEVAYLQEWCNERGYAVSLTEVWEKGGQGGVDLAEKVLKEIEKGENNYAPLYELELSLEEKIRTIAQKVYGAKDIEFAPKARKQLAQYEGEGWSNLPICMAKTQYSLSDDATKLGRPSDFIVTIRELKPSIGAGFIVALTGTMLTMPGLPKQPAALQMDVNEDGKAVGLF; encoded by the coding sequence ATGACAACTACTACAACAGTTAAATCCGACATTGAAATCGCACAAGAAGCAAGTATGAAGAAGATTCAAGAAATTGCAGCTGAATTAAATATTTTAGAAGATGAATTAGAGCCATACGGGCATTATAAAGGTAAGTTATCTCTTGATATTTTTAAGCGCTTACAGAATGAGAAAGACGGTAAAGTTGTTTTAGTAACAGCGATTAACCCAACTCCGGCTGGAGAAGGTAAATCAACAGTAACAGTTGGTTTAGGTCAAGCTTTTAATAAAATTGGTAAGAAAACAGTAATTGCACTTCGCGAACCATCTCTTGGACCAACGATGGGACTAAAAGGCGGAGCAGCAGGCGGTGGTTTTTCACAGGTTGTACCTATGGAAGACATTAACCTTCACTTTACTGGAGATATCCATGCGATCACAACTGCTAATAACGCGTTAGCGGCGTTTATTGATAATCATATCCAACAAGGAAACACACTTGGAATTGATACGCGTAAAATCGTTTGGAAACGATGTGTTGACTTAAATGATCGTGCCTTACGTAACGTAGTAATTGGTCTTGGTGGACCCGTTCAAGGTGTACCACGTGAAGATGGTTTCGATATTACAGTAGCATCTGAAATTATGGCCGTATTCTGCCTTGCAACAGATATTCAAGATTTAAAAGCGCGTCTATCTCGCATCGTAGTTGCTTATAACTTTGCAAATCAGCCTGTAACGGTTAAAGATTTAGGTGTAGAAGGTGCGTTAACGTTATTATTAAAAGACGCATTAAAACCAAACTTAGTGCAAACGTTAGAAAATACACCAGCTATCATTCACGGTGGGCCATTTGCGAATATCGCTCACGGTTGTAACAGTGTTATCGCTACAACAATGGCAGCAAAATTAGGTGATTATGTTATTACGGAAGCTGGATTCGGTGCTGATTTAGGTGCAGAGAAGTTTTTAGATATTAAAGCTCGTGCAGCTGGCATTAAACCAGAAGCGGTTGTTATTGTTGCGACTATTCGTGCGCTTAAAATGCATGGTGGCGTAGCAAAAGATCAATTAAAAGAAGAAAATGTAGACGCATTAGCAAAAGGTATGGAAAACTTACAGAAGCATGTTGAAACAATTCAAAGCTTCGGTGTACCTTTCGTAATTGCAATTAATAAATTTATTACAGATACAGATGCAGAAGTTGCATACTTACAAGAGTGGTGCAATGAGCGTGGCTATGCAGTATCCTTAACGGAAGTTTGGGAGAAAGGTGGCCAAGGCGGAGTTGACCTTGCTGAAAAAGTATTAAAAGAAATCGAAAAAGGTGAGAACAACTACGCACCACTTTATGAATTAGAATTATCATTAGAAGAAAAAATCCGTACAATTGCTCAAAAAGTGTACGGTGCAAAAGACATTGAATTTGCTCCGAAAGCACGTAAGCAATTAGCTCAATATGAAGGAGAAGGATGGAGTAACCTACCAATTTGTATGGCGAAAACACAATATTCTCTTTCTGACGATGCAACGAAATTAGGTCGTCCATCTGACTTTATCGTTACAATTCGTGAGCTAAAACCATCTATCGGTGCAGGGTTTATCGTTGCGTTAACAGGAACAATGTTAACAATGCCAGGCCTTCCAAAACAGCCAGCAGCACTACAAATGGATGTAAATGAAGATGGAAAAGCAGTAGGTTTATTCTAA
- a CDS encoding VOC family protein: protein MIHKVGQIMLYVNNQDEAVNFWTEKVGFHVVAEEDNKQGMRWIEIAPTNGAETSIILHNKEVISKMSPELNLGTPSLMFFSENLDQLYTDLKNKNVTVGEMVTMPSGKVFNFADSEGNYFAVMEKNK from the coding sequence ATGATCCATAAAGTTGGACAAATTATGCTGTATGTAAACAATCAAGATGAGGCAGTAAATTTTTGGACGGAAAAGGTAGGGTTTCATGTAGTAGCAGAGGAAGATAATAAGCAAGGAATGAGATGGATTGAAATCGCTCCGACTAACGGTGCAGAAACGAGCATTATATTACATAATAAAGAAGTGATTTCTAAGATGAGCCCAGAATTAAATCTTGGTACACCATCTTTAATGTTCTTCTCAGAAAATCTTGATCAATTATATACAGATTTAAAAAATAAAAATGTTACTGTTGGTGAAATGGTAACTATGCCTTCTGGTAAAGTATTTAACTTTGCTGATAGCGAAGGGAATTATTTTGCGGTTATGGAAAAGAACAAATAA
- a CDS encoding quinone oxidoreductase family protein, whose amino-acid sequence MKAIVVTSFGGPEVMKYTDVDIPAISEDQVLIRVVATSVNFADIKSRYGKKGNKALPFIPGIDAAGIVERVGSQVKNLHPGQRVIAFPQNGSYAEYVVSNENLTFALPHEIDFQTAAACPIVSFTSYNLLVNVARLQQGESVLIHAAAGGIGTTAIQLAKRLGAGTVIGTVGSEVKRKIALDAGADYVICYQDEDFVEKVNELTNGEGVDVILDSISGTVSEKSLNCLAYYGRLIHFGNASGEIGNFQTNDLHASCRSILGFSFGTTRKKRPELLQETANEVFRYLRDGSLKIKATKSFPLQDAGKAHEWVESRKSTGKVILTVQSSS is encoded by the coding sequence ATGAAAGCTATCGTTGTAACGTCGTTTGGTGGTCCTGAAGTGATGAAATATACAGATGTGGATATACCGGCTATTTCAGAAGATCAAGTTTTGATTCGCGTTGTTGCTACTAGTGTGAATTTCGCCGATATTAAATCCCGTTATGGTAAAAAAGGAAATAAAGCACTACCTTTTATTCCAGGGATAGATGCCGCTGGTATTGTAGAACGTGTCGGGTCTCAAGTTAAAAATCTTCATCCTGGACAGCGAGTCATCGCTTTTCCTCAAAATGGATCTTACGCAGAATACGTTGTCTCAAACGAAAATCTTACTTTTGCTTTACCACATGAAATCGATTTTCAAACTGCAGCGGCATGCCCTATCGTATCTTTTACAAGCTATAATTTACTCGTAAATGTTGCAAGGCTTCAACAAGGCGAGTCTGTACTCATTCATGCTGCGGCTGGCGGAATTGGTACAACAGCTATTCAACTTGCAAAACGATTAGGGGCTGGAACCGTTATTGGTACTGTCGGAAGTGAAGTAAAAAGAAAAATAGCTTTAGATGCTGGAGCTGATTATGTTATTTGTTATCAAGATGAGGATTTTGTAGAGAAAGTCAACGAGCTGACAAACGGTGAAGGGGTTGATGTAATTTTAGACTCTATTTCTGGAACGGTTTCAGAAAAAAGTTTAAATTGTCTCGCTTATTACGGTCGCCTCATTCACTTCGGTAATGCTAGCGGTGAAATTGGTAATTTCCAAACGAATGATTTACACGCAAGTTGCCGCTCTATACTCGGTTTTAGCTTTGGCACTACACGAAAAAAACGTCCTGAACTACTCCAAGAAACTGCAAATGAAGTTTTCCGTTATTTACGTGATGGCAGTCTAAAAATAAAAGCAACGAAATCTTTTCCACTTCAAGATGCAGGGAAAGCACATGAATGGGTCGAAAGTAGAAAAAGTACAGGGAAAGTAATACTAACTGTTCAGTCCTCTTCCTGA
- a CDS encoding DEAD/DEAH box helicase: MIKDMQPFLQQAWEKAGFKELTEIQKQAIPTILEGQDVIAESPTGTGKTLAYLLPLLHKINPEIKQPQVVVLAPTRELVMQIHEEVQKFTAGTEISGASLIGGADIKRQVEKLKKHPRVIVGSPGRILELIRMKKLKMHEVKTIVFDEFDQIVKQKMMGAVQDVIKSTMRDRQLVFFSATMTKAAEDAARDLAVEPQLVRVTRAESKSLVEHTYIICERREKNDYVRRIMHMGDVKAVAFLNDPFRLDEITEKLKFRKMKAAALHAEASKQEREATMRAFRGGKLEILLATDIAARGIDIDDLTHVIHLELPDTVDQYIHRSGRTGRMGKEGTVVSLVTPQEERKLLQFAKKLGIVFTKQEMFKGSFVETKPKAPKKKKPAFTGKKKPR; the protein is encoded by the coding sequence ATGATAAAAGATATGCAACCATTTTTACAACAAGCTTGGGAGAAGGCTGGTTTTAAAGAGTTAACTGAAATTCAAAAACAAGCGATTCCAACTATTTTAGAAGGACAAGACGTTATAGCTGAATCTCCAACTGGAACAGGAAAAACATTAGCGTACTTATTACCCCTTTTACATAAAATTAATCCTGAAATAAAACAGCCACAAGTTGTTGTTCTAGCGCCAACACGTGAGCTTGTCATGCAAATTCACGAAGAGGTTCAAAAGTTTACAGCAGGAACTGAAATTTCAGGTGCATCTTTAATTGGTGGTGCAGATATTAAGCGCCAAGTTGAAAAATTAAAGAAACATCCGAGAGTAATTGTCGGTTCACCAGGCCGTATTTTAGAATTAATTCGTATGAAGAAGCTAAAGATGCATGAAGTGAAAACAATTGTATTTGATGAGTTTGATCAAATTGTAAAACAAAAGATGATGGGCGCTGTACAAGATGTAATTAAATCTACAATGCGCGATCGTCAATTAGTATTCTTCTCGGCAACAATGACAAAAGCTGCAGAGGACGCAGCACGTGATTTAGCAGTTGAACCACAATTAGTACGTGTAACTCGCGCTGAGTCAAAAAGCTTAGTTGAACATACGTATATCATCTGTGAGCGACGCGAAAAAAATGATTACGTAAGAAGAATTATGCATATGGGTGATGTAAAAGCAGTTGCTTTCTTAAATGACCCATTCCGTTTAGATGAAATTACAGAGAAGTTGAAATTCCGTAAAATGAAAGCAGCAGCTCTTCATGCAGAAGCAAGTAAGCAAGAACGTGAAGCAACGATGCGTGCATTCCGCGGCGGCAAATTAGAAATATTACTTGCTACTGATATTGCGGCACGCGGTATTGATATTGATGATTTAACACACGTAATTCACTTAGAATTACCAGACACAGTAGACCAATATATCCACCGTTCAGGACGTACTGGACGTATGGGTAAAGAAGGAACTGTTGTATCTCTTGTAACTCCACAAGAAGAGCGTAAATTACTGCAATTTGCGAAAAAACTAGGTATCGTATTTACGAAGCAAGAAATGTTCAAAGGATCGTTTGTAGAAACGAAACCGAAAGCACCAAAGAAAAAGAAACCAGCATTTACTGGGAAGAAGAAGCCTAGATAA